A region of Nitrospinota bacterium DNA encodes the following proteins:
- a CDS encoding PAS domain-containing sensor histidine kinase, which produces MSAGPLRGGQERRKAPVRRALRAIRRLLGGGWKAGRPAIAAVAFVGLAAVGLIIYSNLVWERLVQKEVALHSHIRNVELLLTEGHLWLDEASMAAYEPDMEKLDAIFAETSQSMAESIRLAPDTGDPVIKEKLRNTTRLLEDLERFTRNNLAEITGPSGEQAMRRFDAMYNIAMLQLKNAGERAAYHQRTDLAHVKKVFYQIVAAWLMSIAGVVVAIGYMAGKRRQAEMRLVEEERRFRLLVENARDIIYRFSLTPSIRLEYVSPSIVAVLGYTPEEYYENHRLWLECIHEDDRHVMSDIINMASDVERAVTLRLESKDGETVWMELSNSLVYGSWGEVVALEGIARDVTRRMKDEEALKLAKERAEDATALKDKFVSLVSHDLRAPLGSIIGMLRLMESEVGQKGGVLELDPLRRAMAAGDGLLSMIDKLLDISRLQTGRIRAKKIFLDAKPLIDMHIASMAYASDMKNINVENRTPEGTMIFADMGLYGEVIRNLLSNALKFLDSGDSVVFFIPEGKSDVVAIKDSGPGIDPKILPDLFKHEVKTTTLGSRGEKGTGLGLPYCRDLMEAHGGSISVESVKGEGTVFYLSLPPAGAYALVVDPVEKSRETTAELLAEIGVESVTAENIVEADGYLRKFPAPALLVVESSIAKAHEGRFIRQARENLGSFPVPALVVGGIFDAAAQADGFVAKPEPGEKSGELFKEIAGRLLSGGKNGEAEA; this is translated from the coding sequence ATGAGCGCCGGGCCGCTCCGTGGCGGACAGGAGCGGCGGAAGGCTCCTGTCCGGCGGGCGCTCCGGGCCATCCGGCGGCTTTTGGGCGGCGGATGGAAAGCGGGCAGGCCCGCCATCGCCGCGGTGGCCTTCGTGGGTCTGGCGGCCGTGGGCCTCATCATATACAGCAACCTCGTGTGGGAACGCCTCGTGCAAAAAGAGGTGGCTCTGCACAGCCATATCAGGAATGTGGAGCTACTCCTTACCGAGGGGCATCTTTGGCTGGACGAGGCCTCCATGGCCGCTTATGAGCCGGACATGGAAAAGCTGGATGCCATTTTCGCCGAAACAAGCCAATCCATGGCCGAGAGCATAAGGCTGGCGCCGGACACGGGCGACCCGGTAATCAAGGAGAAGCTCCGGAACACCACCCGGCTTTTAGAAGACCTGGAGCGGTTCACCCGGAACAACCTGGCTGAAATAACAGGCCCGTCCGGCGAACAGGCCATGCGCCGGTTCGACGCCATGTACAACATAGCCATGCTCCAGCTGAAAAACGCCGGTGAGCGGGCCGCGTACCATCAGCGGACGGACCTGGCGCACGTCAAAAAGGTGTTCTACCAGATTGTGGCCGCGTGGTTAATGTCCATCGCCGGGGTGGTTGTCGCCATCGGGTATATGGCAGGCAAGAGGCGGCAGGCGGAAATGAGGCTTGTGGAGGAGGAACGGCGGTTCCGCCTGCTGGTGGAGAACGCACGGGACATCATTTACCGGTTCAGCCTTACTCCGTCCATCCGGCTGGAGTACGTGTCCCCCTCCATTGTGGCCGTGCTGGGATATACGCCGGAGGAATACTACGAAAACCACAGGCTCTGGCTGGAATGCATCCATGAGGACGACCGCCATGTGATGAGCGACATCATCAACATGGCCAGCGACGTGGAGCGCGCGGTCACTTTGCGGCTTGAGTCCAAGGACGGCGAAACGGTATGGATGGAGCTTTCCAACTCGCTGGTTTATGGCTCATGGGGTGAGGTGGTGGCGCTGGAGGGTATCGCCCGCGACGTGACGCGCAGGATGAAGGATGAAGAAGCCCTGAAGCTGGCCAAGGAGCGCGCGGAAGACGCCACGGCGCTGAAAGACAAGTTTGTGTCGCTGGTATCCCACGATTTGCGGGCGCCGCTGGGTTCCATCATAGGCATGTTGCGCCTGATGGAGTCGGAGGTGGGTCAAAAGGGGGGCGTATTGGAACTGGATCCCCTGCGCCGCGCCATGGCCGCCGGGGACGGACTGCTGTCCATGATAGACAAGTTGCTGGACATAAGCAGGCTCCAGACGGGCAGGATAAGGGCCAAAAAGATTTTCCTCGACGCCAAACCGCTGATAGACATGCACATTGCCAGCATGGCTTACGCCTCCGATATGAAAAACATAAATGTGGAAAACCGGACGCCGGAAGGGACAATGATCTTTGCGGACATGGGCCTTTACGGCGAGGTGATAAGGAACCTGCTGTCCAACGCTTTAAAATTTCTGGATTCCGGGGATTCTGTGGTTTTCTTTATCCCGGAGGGCAAAAGCGATGTTGTCGCGATAAAAGACAGCGGTCCGGGAATAGACCCGAAAATACTGCCCGACCTTTTCAAACACGAGGTGAAGACCACCACTTTGGGCTCCAGGGGGGAGAAGGGCACAGGGCTGGGCCTGCCATATTGCCGGGACCTGATGGAAGCCCATGGCGGCTCCATATCGGTGGAATCGGTCAAAGGGGAGGGGACGGTGTTTTATTTGAGCCTGCCCCCGGCCGGGGCGTATGCCCTGGTTGTGGATCCGGTTGAAAAAAGCAGGGAAACCACTGCGGAGCTTTTAGCGGAAATAGGCGTGGAGTCAGTAACCGCGGAAAATATCGTGGAGGCTGATGGATATTTGCGAAAATTCCCGGCACCAGCGCTCTTGGTTGTGGAATCCTCCATCGCAAAAGCTCATGAGGGGCGGTTCATCAGGCAGGCGAGGGAAAATCTTGGATCCTTCCCGGTTCCGGCGCTGGTGGTAGGGGGGATTTTCGACGCGGCGGCGCAAGCTGATGGGTTTGTGGCCAAACCCGAGCCAGGCGAAAAAAGCGGTGAACTTTTCAAGGAGATCGCCGGAAGACTTCTCTCCGGCGGGAAAAATGGAGAAGCGGAGGCCTAA
- a CDS encoding proline--tRNA ligase: MRFTRYYAPTLKEAPSEAEVASHRLMMRAGMIRKLAAGVYSLLPLGLKTVRKIENIVREEMDRAGAMEVFMPSIQPAELWKESGRWDVYGKELLRLKDRHDREFCYGPTHEEVVTDLVRRDVRSYRDLPVNLYQIQTKFRDEIRPRFGVMRGREFSMKDAYSFDMDDDGANKNYEAMRGAYNAIFRRLGLSFRAVEADTGQIGGSFSHEFMVLAESGEDTIAYCDKCEYAANVEKVEISAPAQSGAPEQKPMAYTPTPGKKSIEEVSAFLGLEPAMLIKTLIYRTDGGEIVAALCRGDHEVNHVKLARALGAVEVALAADEEITAATGAPAGFLGPVGMKIRIVADNAVKVMSGAATGANKADTHLVNVNPDRDFNVTTYADIRNVIAGDACPRCRDGAMKLAKGIEVGHIFKLGVKYSESMKATFLDASGQDKPMIMGCYGIGVGRSAAAAIEQNHDDKGIIWPPAIAPFDVAVVPLNMDDAEVVKTAEGIYQALMDAGFDPILDDRDVRSGVKFNDADLIGFPLQVVVGKKGLAEGKVELKTRKTGEKRLVEPGAIPAEAKALLATLSTAGV, encoded by the coding sequence ATGAGATTTACCAGATACTACGCTCCCACGCTTAAAGAAGCTCCTTCCGAGGCCGAAGTGGCCAGCCACAGGCTTATGATGCGGGCCGGCATGATAAGAAAACTGGCCGCCGGGGTTTACTCCCTTCTGCCGCTGGGGCTTAAGACCGTGCGCAAAATAGAGAACATCGTGCGAGAGGAGATGGACCGCGCCGGGGCCATGGAGGTGTTCATGCCTTCCATACAGCCCGCGGAGCTGTGGAAGGAATCGGGCCGGTGGGACGTTTACGGCAAGGAATTGTTGAGGCTGAAAGACCGGCACGACCGGGAGTTCTGTTACGGCCCCACCCACGAGGAGGTGGTGACAGACCTGGTGCGGCGTGACGTGCGCTCATACCGCGACCTGCCGGTGAACCTGTACCAGATACAGACCAAGTTCCGGGACGAAATCCGCCCCCGGTTCGGCGTGATGCGGGGCCGCGAGTTTTCCATGAAAGACGCGTACAGTTTCGACATGGACGACGACGGGGCCAATAAAAATTACGAGGCCATGCGCGGGGCTTATAACGCCATATTCCGCAGGCTCGGCCTTTCGTTCCGGGCGGTGGAGGCGGATACGGGGCAGATTGGCGGGTCGTTCTCCCACGAGTTCATGGTGCTGGCCGAGTCCGGCGAGGACACCATAGCCTATTGCGACAAGTGTGAATATGCGGCCAACGTGGAGAAGGTGGAAATATCCGCGCCTGCTCAATCCGGCGCGCCGGAGCAAAAACCCATGGCCTATACGCCCACGCCGGGTAAAAAGAGCATAGAGGAAGTTTCCGCCTTCCTGGGGTTGGAGCCCGCCATGCTCATTAAAACCCTTATCTACCGCACAGACGGCGGCGAGATAGTGGCGGCCCTTTGCCGGGGCGACCACGAGGTGAACCACGTGAAACTGGCCCGGGCACTTGGAGCCGTGGAAGTGGCCCTGGCCGCCGATGAGGAGATTACCGCCGCCACCGGAGCCCCAGCCGGGTTCCTGGGCCCTGTCGGCATGAAAATCAGGATAGTGGCCGACAACGCCGTGAAAGTGATGAGCGGCGCCGCCACCGGAGCCAACAAGGCGGACACCCATCTGGTGAATGTTAATCCGGACCGAGATTTTAACGTTACAACTTACGCCGATATCAGGAATGTGATAGCGGGCGACGCTTGCCCCCGGTGCCGGGATGGCGCCATGAAGCTGGCCAAAGGCATAGAGGTGGGGCACATCTTCAAGCTGGGCGTGAAGTATTCCGAATCCATGAAAGCCACTTTTCTGGACGCTTCCGGACAGGACAAACCCATGATAATGGGCTGTTACGGCATCGGTGTGGGCAGGAGCGCCGCCGCCGCCATAGAGCAGAACCACGACGACAAGGGGATTATCTGGCCCCCGGCCATCGCCCCTTTCGACGTGGCGGTGGTTCCCCTGAACATGGATGACGCCGAGGTGGTGAAAACGGCGGAGGGGATATACCAGGCCCTGATGGACGCTGGGTTCGACCCCATACTGGACGACCGGGACGTGCGTTCCGGCGTGAAATTCAACGACGCCGACCTCATCGGGTTCCCGTTGCAGGTGGTGGTCGGCAAAAAAGGTTTGGCAGAGGGGAAAGTGGAGCTTAAGACGCGCAAGACCGGCGAAAAGAGGCTGGTGGAGCCGGGCGCCATTCCCGCCGAGGCCAAGGCTCTGCTGGCGACGCTTTCCACAGCCGGGGTTTAA
- the nhaB gene encoding sodium/proton antiporter NhaB, with the protein MTLKDFTRSFTENFMGSAPKWYKLTVIAFLVVNPALMLLAGKTAAGWVLVAEFIFTLAMALKCYPLQPGGLLALEAIVMGMSTPDRVYEEAHHNFPVIMLLMFMVAAIFFMKDLLLYIFSNVLVKIRSKILISLLFCALGAFLSAFLDALTVVAVIMTVGTGFYSEYHRHASGADIGKERDHSDDSQVKEGHKEDLEEFRGFLRNILMHAAVGTALGGVTTLVGEPQNLLIAHVMGWHFGEFFHIMSPVTMPVLFIGFLTCIAVEKLKIAGYGRQLPDSVRDVLRNYAEREALKLGPKDRVKLAVQAAMGATLIMALAFHVAEVGVIGLSMIILLTALNGITDEHQLGRAFHEALPFTALIVVFFAVVAVIHDQALFKPIVDWTMTLRGQGQLMAFYAASGALSAVSDNVFVATIYISEAKTLFDAGLIDLAQYNLIAVAINTGTNIPSVATPNGQAAFLFLLTSTVAALVRLSYTRMLILALPYTITMTTAGFIAVAFWL; encoded by the coding sequence ATGACGTTAAAAGATTTCACCCGCTCGTTCACCGAAAACTTCATGGGCTCGGCGCCTAAGTGGTACAAGCTCACGGTCATCGCATTCCTTGTCGTAAATCCCGCGCTAATGCTTCTGGCGGGAAAAACCGCGGCAGGATGGGTCCTGGTGGCGGAGTTCATATTCACCCTGGCAATGGCCTTAAAATGCTACCCGCTCCAGCCGGGCGGCCTTTTGGCGCTGGAGGCCATTGTCATGGGCATGTCCACCCCGGACAGGGTTTACGAGGAGGCCCATCATAATTTCCCGGTCATCATGTTACTCATGTTCATGGTGGCGGCGATTTTTTTCATGAAAGACCTCCTGCTTTACATATTCAGCAACGTGCTGGTGAAGATCCGCTCGAAAATCCTTATTTCCCTTTTGTTCTGCGCTTTGGGCGCGTTCCTTTCGGCCTTCCTGGACGCTCTCACCGTTGTGGCGGTGATTATGACCGTGGGCACGGGCTTTTACTCCGAGTACCACCGCCACGCCTCCGGGGCCGATATTGGAAAAGAGCGGGACCATTCCGACGATTCCCAGGTGAAGGAAGGACACAAGGAAGACCTGGAGGAGTTCCGCGGGTTCCTGCGTAACATCCTGATGCATGCGGCGGTGGGCACCGCTTTGGGGGGTGTGACAACTCTTGTGGGGGAGCCGCAAAACCTTTTAATAGCCCACGTGATGGGTTGGCATTTCGGCGAATTCTTCCATATCATGTCGCCGGTCACCATGCCCGTGCTTTTCATTGGGTTCCTGACCTGTATTGCGGTGGAAAAACTGAAAATCGCCGGGTACGGGCGGCAATTGCCGGATTCTGTAAGGGATGTGCTTCGAAACTACGCCGAGCGGGAGGCGCTAAAACTGGGCCCCAAAGACCGGGTTAAACTTGCCGTTCAGGCGGCCATGGGCGCAACGCTCATCATGGCGCTGGCGTTCCATGTGGCGGAAGTGGGGGTTATCGGGCTAAGCATGATAATCCTGCTTACGGCGTTGAACGGCATAACCGACGAGCATCAGTTGGGCCGGGCCTTCCATGAGGCGTTGCCGTTTACGGCCCTTATTGTGGTGTTTTTCGCCGTGGTGGCGGTTATCCACGACCAGGCTCTTTTCAAACCCATTGTGGACTGGACCATGACCCTTCGGGGACAAGGGCAGTTAATGGCGTTCTACGCCGCCAGCGGCGCGCTCTCCGCCGTAAGCGACAACGTTTTCGTGGCCACCATTTACATATCTGAAGCAAAAACTTTATTCGATGCGGGGTTAATAGACCTGGCCCAGTACAACCTTATAGCCGTGGCCATCAACACCGGCACCAACATACCCAGCGTGGCCACACCCAACGGCCAGGCGGCTTTTCTTTTCCTGCTCACATCCACGGTGGCGGCGCTGGTGCGGCTCTCCTACACCCGGATGCTCATCCTTGCCCTGCCATATACCATAACCATGACCACGGCGGGTTTCATAGCCGTGGCGTTCTGGCTGTAA